The Haloferax volcanii DS2 DNA segment GACCGCTCCCTCGCCGCGAACGGCTTCGCTGACGAGGAACGGTTGCGCGTCGTCGTCGGCCCGTGGGTCTGTTCGGGGGTCGTACGCCGTCGGGTGGAACTGGACGTACTGCATGTCGGAGACGGTCGCGCCGGCGAGCGCGGCCATCGCCACGCCGTCGCCGGTCGCGCCCGCGGGGTTGGTCGACCGGGCGTAACAGTCCCCGATGCCGCCGGTGGCGAGGACGGTCGCCCCGGCGAAGACGGGTTCGACCTCGCCGTCCGCGAGGACGGTCGCGCCGCGGACGGTCCCCTCCTCGGTCAGGAGGTCGAGCGCCGTCGCGTCCTCCACGATTCGCACGCCGTCGCGGGCCGAGAGGTGCTGGAGAAACGGCCGAAGGACGTGCGCGCCGGTGCTGGCGTCGACGTGGAGGATGCGGCGGCTGGAGTGGCCCGCCTCGCGGGCGAGGTCGAAGGAGTTGGTGTCGGTGTCGGCACTAGCTTCGGCGTCGGCGTCAGTGCCCTCGCCCACCGCGTCGAACGCGACGCCGAGCGTGTCCAACAGCACGTCCTCGACGACGGCGCGGGACTCGGAGACGAGCGTCTCGACCGCCTCGGGGTCGGCGGTGCCGTCGCTCGCCCGGCGGATGTCGGCGGCGAACTCCTCGGGCGCGGACTGGGTGACGGCGATGCCGCCCTGCGCCCAGTCGGACGCGGCGTCCTCGGGTTCGGTCGCCTTCGTGACGACGAGCACGTCGGCCCCCTCGCGGGCGGCGGCGAGGGCGGCGGCGCAGCCGGCGATGCCGGAGCCGACGACGAGCACGTCGGCCTTCATAGTTCGAGCATGCGGTCGAGCGCGACCGCGGCGAGTTCCTTCTCCTCGGGCGCGACCTCGACGACGTTGGGTTCGCGGCCCGCGGCGAGCTCTTCGAGCACCCACGTCAGGTAGTTGGGGTCGACCTGTCGCATGGCGTTGCAGTCCATGCAGGCGTCGCCGCAGAGGGGCCGCACGTCGACCTCGGGGTGCCAGCGCGCGAGGTGTCGCGCGAGGTGGACCTCGGTGCCGATGGCCCACGTCTCGCCGGGGTCGGCGTTCGCGACGACGTCGCAGATGTGGCTCGTGGAGCCGACTTCGTCGGCGGCCGCGACGACGCTCGGGCGGCACTCGGGGTGGGCGACGACCTTCGCGCCGTCGGCCTGCGCCCCCTCGACGTGGTCGACGCGGAAGCGTTCGTGGACCTGACAGTAGCCGTCCCAGAGGATGACTTCGGCGTCACCGAGCTCCGGGATGTCGGGGTCCAGCTCGTCGGCAGCGCCCGTCGACTCGGTCACGTCGCCGGCCCACGGGTCCCACTCGACCACCCCGTCGATGCCGAGGTCGTCGGCCGTGTTGCGCCCGAGGTGTTTGTCGGGCAGGAACAGCACGGCGTCGCCGCGCTCGAACGCCCACTCGAAGGCGTCGGCGGCGTTCGAGGAGGTGCAGATGAGCCCGCCGTGAGAGGCGCAAAACGCCTTCAGGTCGGCGTAGGAGTTCATGTACGTCACGGGGACGATGTCCCTGCCGCCGCTCTCTTCGACGAGCGTCTCCCACGCGGAGTCGACCTGCACGGCCTCGGCCATCCCGGCCATCGGACACGACGCCTCCATCGACGGGAGAATCACCGTCTGGTCGTCGTCGGTGATGATGTCCGCGCTCTCGGCCATGAACGTCACGCCGGCGAAGACGACGTAGTCGGCGTCCGACTCGGCGGCGCGCTTCGAGAGTTCGTAGGAGTCGCCGACGAAGTCCGCGTGCTCGACGATTTCGCGTCGCTGGTAGTTGTGTCCGAGGACGATAACTCGGTCACCCAATGCCTCGCGGGCGGCGGCGATTCGCCGGGAGCGGGCGGCCTCGTCGAGGTCGCGGTGGCTCTCCGGTAGCTGTTCGAGCGTGTCGTATTTGAACAGGCTGAGCTCCGACTCGAACCCGACCGACTGTAATTCAACCACGATTGGTCACCACGGTAGCAGTCCAATCAGTGGGCCTTATTGAAAAATATTTTTCTCCAATACTCGCTACCCATCAGTAAAAATTCTCTATACTATTGATTCGCTGGTGGTAAATGCACCCGATGAGCCATTAGAAGCCGAATACAGTCGTTACTCGTCCGAAGAACAATTCAGTTCAAAGATACGCCGCCGTCGGTGGCGATTACTCGTTCAGTCGCGTTCGAAGACGACGCGACCGTCCACGATGGTCATCGAGACCGCGATATCGCGAATCGAGTCGGCCTCCCACGGCGACTCGTCGAGGACGACCGAGTTGACGCCGGCGGTGTGGACGTCCTCGCGGAAGGCCACGACGGGACGCGACTCGGAGACAGCGTCGAGGTCGTCGCGGGTGAGGTATCTCGAGTCGTCCCACGTGCTCTCGTCGTAGCCGTAGCCGAGCACCCAGCCGGCCTCGTCGCCGGTCTCGTCGTCGGATTCGACCTCGGCGGCGCGCTCGCGGAGCAGTTCGACCGCCTCCGCCGGGGAGCCGGCGGCGGAGAGGTCGGCGTGGACGAGCGAGCGGCCGACCATCGGGAGGTGCGTGTGGGCGTCGATGAAGCCGGGGAGGACGACGCGGCCGCCGCAGTCGACGACCCGCGTCTCGACGCCGGCGAGCAGTCCCACGTCGAACGCGCGGCCGACGCGGACGACCTCGCCGTCGCGGACGGCGACGGCTTCGTGCGTCTCGTCGGGCGACCCGAGGGTGTGTACCTCCGCGTTCGTCAGTACGAGGTCCGCTGCCGCGGTCATACGTTCGACCCCGACGCGGGAGGGCAAAACGGTTCGGGAGGCGGCGGGGTGGCCGAGCGGCGGTCGGTCGTCGCGGGTGACGCCGGCCGGGTCGGTGGCGGCCGTTGGAAGAACCGGAACGCGTTAGGGCCGGCGCGGGAAACGTCGGAGCATGACAGACGCCGCGTCCCTCGCAGACCGCGTTCGGGAGGGCGACCTCCGCCTCCACGAACTCGAAGCGCACGCCGACGCCGACACCGCCGCCGAGGCGCGCCGACTGCTCGTCGAATCGCAGTCCGGCGCGTCGCTCGACGCGGTCGGGAACTACGGCTTCCCCGCGGAGGCCGCCGAGTCCGCCATCGAGAACATGGTCGGCTCGATCCAGGTGCCGATGGGCGTCGCCGGCCCCGTCAGCGTCGACGGCGGCTCCGTCGCCGGCGAGAAGTACCTCCCCCTCGCGACCACCGAGGGCGCGCTCCTCGCGTCGGTCAACCGCGGTTGCTCGGTCATCAACAGCGCCGGCGGCGCGACCGCCCGCGTCCTCAAGTCCGGGATGACCCGCGCGCCGGTGTTCCGCGTCGCCGACGTTGCCGAGGCCGAGGCGCTCGTCTCGTGGACCCGCGACAACTTCGCGGCGCTGAAGGAGGCCGCGGAGGAGACGACGAACCACGGCGAACTCCTCGACGTGACGCCGTACGTCGTCGGCAACTCGGTGTACCTGCGATTCCGCTACGACACCAAGGACGCGATGGGGATGAACATGGCCACCATCGCCACCGAGGCCGTCTGCGGCGTCGTCGAAGCCGAGACGGCCGCCTCGCTCGTCGCCCTCTCGGGCAACCTCTGTTCCGACAAGAAGCCCGCCGCCATCAACGCCGTCGAGGGGCGCGGCCGGAGCGTCACCGCCGACGTTCGAATCCCGCGCGAGGTCGTCGAAGAACGCCTGCACACCACGCCCGAAGCGGTCGCGGAACTCAACACACGCAAGAACCTGGTCGGCTCCGCGAAGGCCGCGAGCCTCGGGTTCAACGCCCACGTCGCCAACGTCGTCGCCGCGATGTTCCTCGCCACCGGGCAGGACGAGGCGCAGGTCGTCGAGGGCGCGAACGCCATCACGACCGCCGAGGTGCAGGACGGCGACCTCTACGTCTCGGTCTCCATCGCCTCCCTCGAAGTCGGCACCGTCGGCGGCGGCACGAAACTCCCGACGCAGTCCGAGGGCCTCGATATCCTCGGCGTCAGCGGCGGCGGCGACCCCGCCGGCTCCAACGCCGACGCCCTCGCCGAATGCATCGCCGTCGGTTCCCTCGCGGGCGAACTCTCCCTTCTCTCCGCGCTCGCCTCGCGGCACCTCTCCAGCGCCCACGCCGAACTCGGTCGGTAACTCGCGGGTTCATTTTCACCGACAGCAGGGACGGCTGGACTGCTTTTCTTCGCGTTGTTCCGGTCTGTTCCTCCGACTTCGCACCTCGTCGTTCACTTTCACTTTCACTCCGCACCTGTGGGTCGCGTTTATTCCGTTTCCGCGGAAACGATGAAAATGCGTCCGTCGGGGAGCACCCGCGGGCGTGTCCACACCCCATCCCCTCCCATGCCACTCTTCACACGCGGTACCGACCCCGAATCGCCCGACGAGTACGACGACGCGCGGCGGGTGGCGCTCGCGCTCAGGCTGGTGAAACTGGCGCTCGGCGTCGTCGCCTCCGCGCTGACCGTGGCGAAGCTCCTCGGCGCGCTCTGAGGTGCTCGCGCTCGCGGACCTGCTGGCCGGTCGCTCGCCCGCGCCGAATCTCAGACCAGTCGGTGTCGCCCCCGCGACTCGGACACTTCGCCGCGCCGCCGGAGTTTGTCGAGCAGGTCGCGGGCGCGGTCCGCCGGGACGCCCCGTTCGACCGCGGCCGCGACGATTTCCTCTTCGGTCGGCCGGTCGCCGTCCCGTATCGCCTCGCGGACGACCGTCAGGCGGTCGGGCGACCCCGACGACGAGTCCCGCCCCCGCGCGGCGGCCTCGCCCGCCTCGAACACCTCGTCGGCGTCGAGCCCCGAGCCTTCGAGGTACTCGCGGTCGTCGACGCCCGACTCCTCGACTCGCCGGTCGAGTTCCGAGACGTGTTCGACCTGCGCGAACGCCTCGCTGTCGCCGTGTTTCTTCGCCAACAGCGCCGACCGCGCCTGTCGCGCGGCGTCCCTGTCGTCGGACTCGAAGAAGCGCCGGAGCTTCTTCGTCTGGTGTCGCCTGCCGCACCGCGGACACGTCGCCGTCTTCGACCCGTCGGGGTCCGAAAGCAGCCACATGTTCGCGCAGTCCGTACACCCCACGACCGCGTACATACGTCGGTGTTCCGCGGCGGCGGATTTGAACGTTCGGGAGCGCGAGCGACCGCGGACCCCGACGCGGCGTCTCCCCGGCGGCGTCTCCCCGGCGGATTTATTTTCGCTCCCCGTGGCGTGTCAGCATGGACCGAGTTTCTGTCGACGACGCGCCGTCCGCCGAGGCGGCCGACGACGTGTTCCTCTCGCTTCTCGCGGGCGGCGAGGAGATGAACGTCCAGCACTTCCGCATCGAACTCGGCGCGGCGGCCCCGGTTCACGACCACCCCCACGAGCAGGTCGGCTACATCGTCGCCGGCGAACTGACGTTCCTCGTCGGCGACGACCGCGAGGAACTCGTCGTCGGCCCCGGCGATTCCTACTCGCTCGCCGGCGGCGAACCCCACGGCGCGGAGAACCGCGGCGACGAGACCGTCGTCGGCATCGACGTGTTCTCGCCGCCGCGGGCCAACCCGCCGTGGCTGGACTGAGTCGAGCGCGAACCGCCACCCGGACTAAACTCTCCGTGCGGTGTGTTTCGGGGGGTTTGGAGCCTCTCGAACGAGTGGCTTGGGTCGGCTCAGCCGCGACGTGTGAGGAGAAAGCATTTATCAAACCCGTGTCATCACTCAGTAGACGGTAGTCCCTAACTATGCCCTCCCCACGCGTACTCTCACCATGGACAGCGTACGGCGCGCCGAACACCCCGGTCAGCACGTCGAGCAGCGGGCAACGATGAGCCACTCGAAGCTCGCGCGCGAGCCGTGGCTGTGGGCGTTCGTCGGCGTCTGGGCCGCGGTCGTCAGCGCGCTCCACTTCGGCGGGCTCGCGTACGACATCTACACGCGTATCTGGTGGTGGGACGTGCTCACCCACTCCTTTTCGGGCTTCGGCGTCGCGGGCGTGTTGTTCCTCGTGTTCCCGCAGACGTTCCGCGGCGCTCGCGCCCCGGCGGTCGTCGCGGCCACTCTCCTCGCCCTCGGCGCGGGGTTCGAGGTGTACGAGTACCTGTTCAAGGACTTCTGGTGGGGCTGGTCGATGACCTACTACGCCGAAGACACCGCGATAGACCTCGTGGTCAACGTGGCCGGCGGTCTCGGCTTTTTCGCCTTCGTCGAAGGTATCTTCTGGTCGCGGGGGCAGGCGGACGCCCGCCGCGGCGACTCGCCGCCGCGCTCAGCTCACGTCCGCTCGGACGGCGGCGAGACGCCGGACGACGACCGCCGCTCGAACCGCTGACTCGACCGCGATGCCCCCGTCGGCGGGGTTAATTTAACCCCAAACGTGTTGCTCCGTCGAGATAACGTACATATCGATGATGTCCTATCTCTCGTCTATGCGTCCGCTCGCAGGAGATACGGCACAGCACCCCGCCACCGCAGTCGACCCGCCCCGTCTACCGCCTCGTCTATCGACCCGCGCATGCTGAGACGAACGCTGAACGAGACGGTGTTGGCCGGCTGGGAAGAACGCCCCCGAGAGATGGCTGCCATCGCCGTGTTCGGGAGCGTCGTCACCGTGACGCACTTCACGAGCATGGCGCTGTTTCTCTACACGCGCATCTGGTGGTGGGACATTCTCGTCCACGCCGCCTCCGGGCTCGGCGTCGCGGCGATTCTCTACGTCCTCAATCCCCGCCTGCTCCACTCGCGGCTCGCGCTCCTCGTCGTCCTCCCGATGGCCGTCGCCGCGATCGGGACGTGGTTCGAGGTGTACGAGCGGCTCTTCACCGGCTTTTGGGTCGAGTGGCCCCGCTCGGTCTACCTGGAAGACACGGCCGTCGATATCGTCGCCGACACCGCCGGCGCGGTCGTCTTCGGCGTCGTCAGACCGCTGTGGAACCGGATTCGTCGCTGGCGGGACCCGAATCGACTGTAAGCGGCGCGAAACGAGTGCGGCGTCGGTGCCGCGAGAGAGAAGTTGTGTGGTCGCTTACGCGAGTTCGTGAATGTATCCAGAAATCGAAGATTTCTGGCTGCTCAGAGAGTTGCCTTAAGCTAACTCTTTGATGTTCTCGACGACCTTGTCGGCGTACTCGCTCGTGGCGAGCTTGTTGCCGCCCTCGATCTGGCGTTCGAGGTCGTAGGTCACGTCGCCGTCCGAGATGGTCTTCTCGACGGCGTCGCGGATGAGCTTACCGGCGTCCTTCCAGCCCATGTACTCGAACATGAGACGGCCGGAGAGAATCATCGCGGTCGGGTTGACCTTGTCCTCGCCGGCGTACTTGGGTGCGGAGCCGTGGACGGGCTCTGCGAGACAGAGGCCCTCACCGAAGTTCGCACCGGGGGCGATGCCGAGGCCGCCAATCTGCGCGCCGGCGGCGTCGGACATGTAGTCGCCGTTGAGGTTCATCGTGGCGATGACATCGTAGTCGGCGGTGCGGGTGAGAAGCTGCTGGAGCATGTTGTCGGCGATGCGGTCCTTGACAACGACCTTGTCCTCGGGACGCTCGCCGTCGTACTCTTCCCACAGTTCGTCTTCGGTGATGGTGACGTCGCCGAACTCCTCTTCTGCGAGTTCGTAGCCCCAGTCACGGAAGGCACCCTCGGTGAACTTCATGATGTTGCCCTTGTGGACGAGCGTGACCGACGGGCGGTCGTTTTCGAGGGCGTACTCGATAGCCTCGCGGACGAGGCGCTTCGTCCCGAACTCGGTGATGGGCTTGATGCCGATGCCGACGGGACCGTCGTGGATGACGCCGTCCGCGCCCATCTCTTCTTCGACGAACTCCTTGACCTTCTGGACCTCGTCGGTGCCGGCTTCCCACTCGATGCCGGCGTACACGTCTTCGGTGTTCTCGCGGAACGTGACCATGTCCATCGCCGAGGGGTTCTTCACGGGCGACGGGACGCCGTCGAGGTGGTAGGTCGGGCGGACGTTCGCGTAGAGGTCGAGCTTCTTGCGGAGCGCGACGTTGAGCGAGCGGAAGCCGGCACCGACGGGTGTCGTGAGCGGGCCCTTGATTGCGACGCGGTGGTTGCGGATGGCGCTTACCGTGTCCTCCGGGAGGTTCTCGTCGTACTTGTCGCGGGCGGACGAACCGGCGTAGACGCGCATCCAAGAGACAGAGCGGCCGGTCGCCTCGGCGGCGGCGTCGAGGACCTTCTGTGCGGCGGGGCCGACGTCCGTTCCGATTCCGTCGCCGTGGATGATCGGA contains these protein-coding regions:
- a CDS encoding L-aspartate oxidase codes for the protein MKADVLVVGSGIAGCAAALAAAREGADVLVVTKATEPEDAASDWAQGGIAVTQSAPEEFAADIRRASDGTADPEAVETLVSESRAVVEDVLLDTLGVAFDAVGEGTDADAEASADTDTNSFDLAREAGHSSRRILHVDASTGAHVLRPFLQHLSARDGVRIVEDATALDLLTEEGTVRGATVLADGEVEPVFAGATVLATGGIGDCYARSTNPAGATGDGVAMAALAGATVSDMQYVQFHPTAYDPRTDPRADDDAQPFLVSEAVRGEGAVLRDADGRRFMPDVHDDAELAPRDVVARAVSRARDRSGRVVLDVSDLDFRDEFPDLAALCDDRGVDLDAGIPVAPSEHFLCGGVAVDDRGRASLPRLFAAGECARTGVHGANRLASTSLLEGLVWGVRAGETAADRGRDEAETVEYAPPRDSDPALPDAFADAKFDRLGRTMDELVGIERTPDGLDTARARLRRLKGEVDAYARTRVSRSVYELRNACVSSLLVARAAADAPSAGCHSLVDPDGRDGGDGSDGSDDAGRGVTPSADD
- the hmgA gene encoding hydroxymethylglutaryl-CoA reductase (NADPH), whose amino-acid sequence is MTDAASLADRVREGDLRLHELEAHADADTAAEARRLLVESQSGASLDAVGNYGFPAEAAESAIENMVGSIQVPMGVAGPVSVDGGSVAGEKYLPLATTEGALLASVNRGCSVINSAGGATARVLKSGMTRAPVFRVADVAEAEALVSWTRDNFAALKEAAEETTNHGELLDVTPYVVGNSVYLRFRYDTKDAMGMNMATIATEAVCGVVEAETAASLVALSGNLCSDKKPAAINAVEGRGRSVTADVRIPREVVEERLHTTPEAVAELNTRKNLVGSAKAASLGFNAHVANVVAAMFLATGQDEAQVVEGANAITTAEVQDGDLYVSVSIASLEVGTVGGGTKLPTQSEGLDILGVSGGGDPAGSNADALAECIAVGSLAGELSLLSALASRHLSSAHAELGR
- the nadA gene encoding quinolinate synthase NadA, with product MVELQSVGFESELSLFKYDTLEQLPESHRDLDEAARSRRIAAAREALGDRVIVLGHNYQRREIVEHADFVGDSYELSKRAAESDADYVVFAGVTFMAESADIITDDDQTVILPSMEASCPMAGMAEAVQVDSAWETLVEESGGRDIVPVTYMNSYADLKAFCASHGGLICTSSNAADAFEWAFERGDAVLFLPDKHLGRNTADDLGIDGVVEWDPWAGDVTESTGAADELDPDIPELGDAEVILWDGYCQVHERFRVDHVEGAQADGAKVVAHPECRPSVVAAADEVGSTSHICDVVANADPGETWAIGTEVHLARHLARWHPEVDVRPLCGDACMDCNAMRQVDPNYLTWVLEELAAGREPNVVEVAPEEKELAAVALDRMLEL
- a CDS encoding cupin domain-containing protein — encoded protein: MDRVSVDDAPSAEAADDVFLSLLAGGEEMNVQHFRIELGAAAPVHDHPHEQVGYIVAGELTFLVGDDREELVVGPGDSYSLAGGEPHGAENRGDETVVGIDVFSPPRANPPWLD
- a CDS encoding DUF5817 domain-containing protein, with the protein product MYAVVGCTDCANMWLLSDPDGSKTATCPRCGRRHQTKKLRRFFESDDRDAARQARSALLAKKHGDSEAFAQVEHVSELDRRVEESGVDDREYLEGSGLDADEVFEAGEAAARGRDSSSGSPDRLTVVREAIRDGDRPTEEEIVAAAVERGVPADRARDLLDKLRRRGEVSESRGRHRLV
- the icd gene encoding isocitrate dehydrogenase (NADP(+)) — encoded protein: MSYDQIEVPDDGEKITVDEETGELSVPDNPIIPIIHGDGIGTDVGPAAQKVLDAAAEATGRSVSWMRVYAGSSARDKYDENLPEDTVSAIRNHRVAIKGPLTTPVGAGFRSLNVALRKKLDLYANVRPTYHLDGVPSPVKNPSAMDMVTFRENTEDVYAGIEWEAGTDEVQKVKEFVEEEMGADGVIHDGPVGIGIKPITEFGTKRLVREAIEYALENDRPSVTLVHKGNIMKFTEGAFRDWGYELAEEEFGDVTITEDELWEEYDGERPEDKVVVKDRIADNMLQQLLTRTADYDVIATMNLNGDYMSDAAGAQIGGLGIAPGANFGEGLCLAEPVHGSAPKYAGEDKVNPTAMILSGRLMFEYMGWKDAGKLIRDAVEKTISDGDVTYDLERQIEGGNKLATSEYADKVVENIKELA